AGGGGCGCCACGTGTCGTCTTGCGCTGATTTGTATTTCTCGGTGATGCGGTACGTGTCTTCCAGCCGCGGCAGGAAGTTGTCGTAGCTGGTCTCGTAAATCACTTCGGCTATCATGGCAAGCCCGATGGCGAGGCCCACGCCGAGGCAGAGAATCTTTATGGGGTTCGCTTCGCCCCGTCGGAAGAGGTTGTTCAGTGCTTTTTTCATCTGGTTTATTTACTATTTAATTGTTTGTTTGGAAACGCAGATTAACGCGGATTCAAATTTAATCATCTGTTTAATCTGCGTTAATCTGTGAAAATCTGCGTTTCTTCACAGTATATAGTTACTGCTTAGAGCTTCGTTACGCCGGATTTGCAATCCGGCGTCATTGAGTGCTCGGATTACAAATCCGAATCATCAGTGTGGGTGTGCGGATTGCAAATCCGCAAGCTCAATTACGGCGGATTACAAATCCGCCATAACAGACAGAGTCCCACAGAGGAAATAAATTTAAGAACTCTGTGTGCCTCTGTGTCCTCTGTGGTGAATAGTAAGGAAACTACATTTCGGCAATGGAAGCCACAATCTGCCCGTCGAACAGGTTGATGATGCGTCCGGCATATCCGGCGTCGCGCTGGCTGTGTGTCACCATCACGATGGTCGTGCCTTCCTTGTTCAGTTCGGTCAAAAGCTCCATTACTTCTTGTCCGTTCTTCGAGTCGAGGTTACCGGTCGGCTCGTCGGCAAGGATGATTTTGGGATTCGATACCACGGCACGGGCGATTGCCACACGTTGTTGCTGACCTCCGGAGAGCTGTTGCGGATAGTGTTTGGCGCGGTGGCTGATGTTCATCCGTTTCAGGATGTCCGCCACGCGCTGCTTCCGTTCGGCGGACGGTACGCCCAGGTAGGTGAGGGGCAGTTCCACGTTCTCCGCCACGTTCAGTTCGTCTATCAGGTTGAAGCTCTGGAATACGAAGCCGATGTTGCCTTTGCGCACGTTTGTGCGGTCTTTTTCTTTCAGGTGTCCCACTTCTTTTTCGTCCAGATAATAATCGCCTGATGTCGGGTTGTCGAGCAGCCCCATGATGTTCAGCAGGGTGGACTTGCCGCATCCCGAAGGTCCCATAATGGCAACAAATTCTTTGTCGGCTATCTCGAAACTGACATTGTTGAGCGCGATAGTTTCTACTTCTGTAGTACGGAATGTCTTGCAAAGGTTTTCAATCTTAATCATAATAGTATAAGTGTTTATTGGTTAATAATTTCTTTTGTTTGCTTATTGAAACGCAGATTTTCGCGGATTAGCGCGGATTTTATTTTAGGGTTTTCAGGTTTTCACCCGATTATGCTAAAATGATAATCTGCGAAAATCTGTGTTAATCTGCGTTTCAAAATGGTGTCACTCTGCCCGTACACAATCTATCGGGTTGCTGTTCGCTGCACGGTAGCTCTGCACGGTCACGGTGACGAGGGTCATCAGGATAATCAGCAGGCAGGCGGTGACGAACACCCACGCCGAGAGCGGCACGCGCTGGGTGAACGACAGGAGCCAGCTATCCATTACGTAATAGGCAACCGGCATCGCCACTGCCGAGCAAAGGATGGCGACTTTCAGACTGGCACGGTTGAATTGCCACAATATCTGGCTCGTGCTGGCACCGAACACCTTGCGCACCCCGATTTCCTTGCGCCGGTATTGCGTCTCGAAAATGGTCAGCCCGAACACGCCCACCAGCGAGATGAGGATAGCAAGCACGCTGAAGGCGATGACTACCTGTTGCTGGTTGGTCTCGGCGGTATAGAGTTTCTTATATACGTTGTCGAAGAAATCAATCTCGGCAGCATAGCCGGGGAAGCTCTTCTCGAAGGCTTCGCGGGCGTGGCTCAGGGCTTGCGCAGGGTCGCTTCCGGCTTTTACACGGATATAGCCGAAAGGAAGCACGTCATCATCGTATAAATTAGGAGTAAATACGAAGGGCGTTCCGCTGAAGGCGGTGATGCGGTTCGAGGTGAACGCCACGTTGTCCACGTAGCCCGTGATTTCGGCTTTCCCCATCCAGTCGGCATTCAGTTCCTGTCCGGTGGGCAGGTTATACATCTTCTTAAATTCTTTAGTGGCGATATAGTGCCTTACGTTCCGCCCTACGGAGTCGCCGGGCAGGAAGTCGCGCCCTTCGGTCACCTTCATGCCCATCACCTTCGGGAAGTTGGTAGAGACGCGGACATAGAAAGGCTGTACGTGTTGCTCGGCTATGGTAAATCCCTGGATGTTGTACACGTTTCCGCCTCCCATCCGATCGTTGGCATACGCCACGCCTTCAAACTCCGGATAGCCCAATAGTTGCTGGTCGAATGCCTTGTAGGGCTGGCTCAGGAAAGGTTTTTGAGGCATTTGGGCGATGAGTAGCATGTCGCGGTCGAATCCGGTGCGGATGTTCTTCTGGTATTCGTTCTGCATGAAGATGAAGGTGGAGCACACGATGAGGCATGCCGAGATGAAATACTGGAAGCTGACCAGTGCGGTGCGGAGCCGTTTTCCTTTTCCACTCAGGGCGAAGTTGCCTTTCAGCATCAGTGCGGGTGGGAACGAGGTCATGTACCATGCCGGATAAAGTCCGGCAAGTACACCCGTCAGCAGGGCGATGCCTACGCTTCCGAAAATGACGGGCAGATAGTCTTTCAGTGCGGGATTGAAACCCAACGCATCCAGTGCCTGTGTCTGCGTGAGGCAAGCTACGATACCCAGTGCAATCAGCCAGCCCAGCAACACGGTGCATACGGCTTCCAGCACCAGTCCCGTGCGGAGCGAGCCGACAGAGCTTCCCAGCACCTTCTGCGTATTGATGCTGCGGATGCGCATCGGGGTGAGGGCGGTGGTGAAGTTGATAAGGTTCACGGCGGCGATGCCGATGACCAGTATGGCGATGAGAATCATCAGGCGCGTGTGCTGCAGGTCGCCCGTCTTGAAGTAGAACCACGGCTTGGTGTGGTAGTACACGTCTCGGATAGGAATAACCATGGGCTTGACTTCCTTGAAATCAGATGACTTCTCCATCTTATCGTTGATAATCTTGTTCTGAACCAATTGGCGGTTGACTTCTTCGTAAGTGACTCCGGGTTTCAGGCGGACGAAAGCCAGATAGCTCCAGCTTCCCCATTGGTTGAGGTCCCATTTTTCTCCAATGCGACAATAGATGTCATTGGTGAGTTGGGCATTTTTCGGGAATTCCTTGTACACTCCGCTAATCCTGAATTGTGTTTCTTCGGTAGCTTGGTGTGGACTTTCCAAATAGATGTATTTACCTATGGCGCTTCCGTCAGGGAAAAGCCGTTTGGCTTGGCTTTCCGAGATAATGGCTCCGTTGGGGGTGTCCAGCCCTTCGTCATTGCCTTCCACGAAAGTCATTCCGATAGTCTTTGCAAAATCGGGATATACAGTTGCAACGTTTTCTTTGATGTATTTCGGATAGTGCGGGTCAGTATATACCAGATTACTTCCGAATTGCATCGAAAGCAGGGTGCCGCATTCGATTCCCGTGGTCTCTTGGATGGCAGCATCTACAAACGGGCGAGGCACCACCACCAGCTCGTTGTCTTTCCCGTCAATGGAAAGGTTCAGCACCGCCAGCCGTTCGGGTTCGGGATAGCAGGTGTCGAATTGTTGTTCATAACGGGTTTTCATCATAATTACGATGAAGGCGGCAAAGGCGGCGGATAGTCCTAATAAATTTAGGAATGAAGCCGTGCGGAACCGCTTCAGCGTGTAAAACAGGTTGCGTAGAATCGTTTGGTTCATGTTCGTTGTAATTATTTGTTATGCTTTTTACGTTTACAAGCAGTATGTGCTTCTTGTTTTCACTATATTTATTGCAAAGATCGTGCCAAACAAAATTGGTCTTGATAATCAGTATCTTATAAAAATGCCTGTTTTTTGAAGTGTCAAAAAATTAGACACTCAGTGTCAAAAAATTAGACACTTCACGTTTTCCGGTAGATAAGAAGCCGGGTGGTTTACCGATATCTTTTGTCAAGATTCTCTACTTAAGCCTCTGTTATCCCGCCCGCTTCCTTTTGCTTTTACAGTGTCTTATTTTAGAAAAGGTTGACTCATAAATCAGAGTCAAGAAAATGAAAAAAGAAGAAAGTTTTGTGCACGATCATTCTTGCATCCGTGCAGTAGAGATTTACCGTTTGTGTAAAGTTGAGGGGTTGGACAATTCCGCCTTAATGAAAAAATTCGGCATAAGCCGTACGACTTTGTATCGTATATTGTCTACCTTTGAGCGTGAAAACCCTCAAATAGCAGAACAGATGAAACGTCAAGGAAAAGATGTGACTCCGGAAGATTACAAGCGTCTTCAGAATGAACTGGCCCGTTTGAAGAAAGAGCTTGAACGGGAACGCCTCCGCGCCGACTTCTATGAAGAGATGGTCGCATTCGGGGAGGAAGTATACGGCATACGGCTAAAAAAAGCTGGCACCAAGTAGCATGTAGGCTGCACGTCCGGGACAAGCGTCTTTACGGCATTGCCCCGATGTGCCGTCTGCTTGGTGTGAGCAAACAGGCCTACTACAAGCATGAGGACAAGCTTTTGCACCGCCTGGCGCTGGAATCTTTCGTTGTGGACTACGTCAGAGAGGTCCGCCGCAAGGATCCGGGCATAGGAGGAGGCAAGTTGTGGCAGATGTACAACCGCCGTTTCGGCACAGCCTGGCACGTGGGCTTCAACCGTTTTTATGCGATAATGGAACGCCACGGGCTTAAGCTCCGCCGCCGTAAGCGGCGTGCCGTGACGACCGATTCGCGCCACGGGCTTCCGGTCTATCCGAACCTGGTGAAAGCGCTGATACCCGATGCGCCCTGCCAGCTGATAGTGAGCGACATCACCTACATCGTATGCTGGACGGATCCGTTGACGGGGGGAATACACGTTCTGCTACCTTTCGCTCATAACCGATTATTACACAAAGGAAATCGTGGGCTATAGCGTGGGCGAGACATTGGACTCCCGCTATCCCCTTGAAGCGCTGGAAATGGCCTTGCGGCACTATGGGGACAGGGACTTGAGCGGCCTGATCCACCATTCGGACCGGGGCGTACAATATGCCAGTTACGAGTACACGCGGCGTCTGAAGGAACGTCAGGTCCGCATCAGCATGACCGAAAGCGGCAATCCGAAAGACAACGCGGTGGCCGAACGGGTGAACAACACGGTCAAGAATGAGCTGCTCGGCGGCATGACGTTCCTGAACATCACTCAGGTAAGGGAGGCGGTGAAGGCGGCGGTGGACTTTTATAACAACGAACGTCCCCACTGGAGCCTGGACGGCATGACGCCGGCCGAAGCCTCCCGGTGCAAGGGGGAGCTGAAGAAGAAGTGGACCAGTTTCCGGGAGAGAGCCATAAAAGGACAAAGCCGCCCACAGACTGGAAGCCTGCCGGCCTCCGGATGAAACTTACGTTTTTACCTTGTTATAGAGAGGAAGATGAAAATAAAGCTTATCTTTGCCTCGAAAACGGAAAGGTAAACCCTTTTCATGAAAAAACGGCCACAGGGTTAACCCTGTGCATGAATAGTAATAATACGAGTCAACCGTACTACGAATAAGACTTAAAGTAGTCAACCTTTTCTACAAAGCTACACAGCCAAGAGTAGTCTCGTGCCTGGTTTAGTAATGCTGAAACTGTAGTTTTCATCTATTGAAACTTTAGTTTCAGCACGTTGAAACTAAAGTTTCAGTATATATAAACCATGGTGAAACTGTTTTCCCTCCTGCGGTGCGGCAGGCTTTGGCTCCTTGCGGATGCATTCCCTTCACCCGCCTTGTGCGTTCTTCCTGCCCTTTTCTCCCCTCCCTGCCTTTTCCCCTTTCCTGCCGTATGTTTTACAGCATACGTCCTTTCTCGCGCGCGCATATAATATATATAAGGAGTACGGGCATTCCTCCTTCCCGTTCACGCCGCTTCTTTTTTTAGCTCTTAATTACCTGTATATCATGCGCTTCTGCATTATTCATTGATTTTTCCGTCAAAAAAACTCCCTCATCGCTTGCAGGTCCGGAATAAAGCCGTACCTTTGCACCCGCTTTCGGAAAGGAACTCCCTTGAACGCGAGACGGTCAGGAAGCCTCCTTGAAAAAAGTCCCGCAAAAATTTGGCGGTTTGAAAAATCCGCCTTATCTTTGCAAACGGTTTCCCTCTTTTGCGGGAGCCGCTGAAAACAGAAGCGTTCAATGAAATGTTTTGGATGAGACGAAGGAAAAGAAGCGGTGCTATTACCGCCTGTCCATCTTGATGGTTCCAGGCGGCAGATAGGATGGGTCCTGACAGAAGATAATTATAATAAAAAGATATTCTACAATGAAGAGTTTGATCCTGGCTCAGGATGAACGCTAGCTACAGGCTTAACACATGCAAGTCGCGGGGCAGCGGGAGCTTAGCTTGCTAGGCTTGCCGGCGACCGGCGCACGGGTGAGTAACGCGTATCCGACCTTCCGCACACTCCGGGCCAGCCTTCCGAAAGGAAGATTAATCCCGGATGGTATGGCGTGGCTGCATGGCAGCGCCATTAAAGGAGTGATCC
The Phocaeicola salanitronis DSM 18170 genome window above contains:
- a CDS encoding ABC transporter ATP-binding protein, whose product is MIKIENLCKTFRTTEVETIALNNVSFEIADKEFVAIMGPSGCGKSTLLNIMGLLDNPTSGDYYLDEKEVGHLKEKDRTNVRKGNIGFVFQSFNLIDELNVAENVELPLTYLGVPSAERKQRVADILKRMNISHRAKHYPQQLSGGQQQRVAIARAVVSNPKIILADEPTGNLDSKNGQEVMELLTELNKEGTTIVMVTHSQRDAGYAGRIINLFDGQIVASIAEM
- a CDS encoding FtsX-like permease family protein, with protein sequence MNQTILRNLFYTLKRFRTASFLNLLGLSAAFAAFIVIMMKTRYEQQFDTCYPEPERLAVLNLSIDGKDNELVVVPRPFVDAAIQETTGIECGTLLSMQFGSNLVYTDPHYPKYIKENVATVYPDFAKTIGMTFVEGNDEGLDTPNGAIISESQAKRLFPDGSAIGKYIYLESPHQATEETQFRISGVYKEFPKNAQLTNDIYCRIGEKWDLNQWGSWSYLAFVRLKPGVTYEEVNRQLVQNKIINDKMEKSSDFKEVKPMVIPIRDVYYHTKPWFYFKTGDLQHTRLMILIAILVIGIAAVNLINFTTALTPMRIRSINTQKVLGSSVGSLRTGLVLEAVCTVLLGWLIALGIVACLTQTQALDALGFNPALKDYLPVIFGSVGIALLTGVLAGLYPAWYMTSFPPALMLKGNFALSGKGKRLRTALVSFQYFISACLIVCSTFIFMQNEYQKNIRTGFDRDMLLIAQMPQKPFLSQPYKAFDQQLLGYPEFEGVAYANDRMGGGNVYNIQGFTIAEQHVQPFYVRVSTNFPKVMGMKVTEGRDFLPGDSVGRNVRHYIATKEFKKMYNLPTGQELNADWMGKAEITGYVDNVAFTSNRITAFSGTPFVFTPNLYDDDVLPFGYIRVKAGSDPAQALSHAREAFEKSFPGYAAEIDFFDNVYKKLYTAETNQQQVVIAFSVLAILISLVGVFGLTIFETQYRRKEIGVRKVFGASTSQILWQFNRASLKVAILCSAVAMPVAYYVMDSWLLSFTQRVPLSAWVFVTACLLIILMTLVTVTVQSYRAANSNPIDCVRAE
- a CDS encoding integrase core domain-containing protein, giving the protein MGETLDSRYPLEALEMALRHYGDRDLSGLIHHSDRGVQYASYEYTRRLKERQVRISMTESGNPKDNAVAERVNNTVKNELLGGMTFLNITQVREAVKAAVDFYNNERPHWSLDGMTPAEASRCKGELKKKWTSFRERAIKGQSRPQTGSLPASG